DNA sequence from the Trypanosoma brucei gambiense DAL972 chromosome 9, complete sequence genome:
GTACCGTTTGGTGGTGCGCATCACGAACCGCGACGTGATTGCCCAGATCGTCCACGCGAAGGTTGTTGGCGACGAGGTTGTAATGGCGGCTTACTCGCACGAACTGCCACTGTTCGGCATCGAGCACGGACTGACAAACTACGCTGCTGCCTATGCCACTGGATTGTTGGTTGCCCGCCGCATGCTGGCGAAACTCGGACTCGCGGAAAAGTTTGTCGGCGTGAAGGAAGTGGATGGTTCGTACGCCGCTGTGCGCACGAAGGACGACGACCAGGGCGATGACGAGTCACGCTTCCCCTTCAAGGCGATCCTTGACGTGGGTCTGGCCCGCACAACAACTGGCGCTCGCGTGTTCGGTGTGTTGAAGGGTGCTGTGGATGGTGGCCTCGCCGTACCTCACCGCCCCAATCGGTTCCCCGGTTACAACAAGGAGAGTGATGCGCTCAACGCAAAGGTACACCGCGATCGTATCTTCGGCCGCCACGTTGCGGATTATCTGAAGCAGGTGCGTGAGGAGGCAAGCTCAAACCCCGACGAAAAGACTTGCCAGTTCTCCAAGTTTATCGCGGCAAAGGTTTCGCCCGACGACATGGAGGGCATGTACAAACGTGCGCATGCTGCCATCCGTGCTGACCCAACGAAGCGACGTGCCAAGAAGGAGCGCCCCGCTGAGGCGAAACCGAAGAAGTACAACACGGTGAAGCTAACTGGTGCCGAGAAGAAGGCCGCAGCGAAAGCAAAGGTTGCCGCTGTGATTGAGCGCATCCGTGACCGTGCGAAGTAAGGCACTTGGCGCAACTTCCTCTCGTTTTCCTTTACactctttcattttattctttacTATTTTCTGTCTTATTGTGTTAAATACATAATGGTGTGTCTTCGTGCTAGCAGTGCCGTGCGCGTGATTGTCGCCGTGAGACGttcagcttttttttgttttcgtgcCTTTTCTTAACGAttttgcttgctttttcATGTCACACTCTGTTTACTATTACTTTACTTTTGAAAGTAGTCCAGCGCCAATGGGATCGTTTATGTATTTGAACGAGCTATGGAAGAAGAAGTCTTCCGACGTAATGCGGTTCATCCAGCGTGTTCGTGCGTGGGAGTTCCGTCACCAGCACACGATTGTGCGGCTGCGTCGCCCCACACGCCCTGAGAAGGCCCGTATGGTTGGCTACAAGACCAAACAGGGTTATGTTGTGTTCCGCGTCCGTGTGCGACGTGGTGGACGCAAGCGCCCCGTACACAAGGGTATCACGTACGGTAAACCCAACACTGCTGGTGTGCTCGGCAGGAAGCTGAACAAGAACAACCGCGTTATCGCCGAACAGCGTCTTGGAAAGAAGTACGGAAACCTGCGCGTGCTCAACTCCTATTGGGTAAATGCTGACTCGACATTCCTGTGGTATgaagtggtggcggtggaCCCGATGCACCGCGCCATTCGCCGTGACCCGCGCATCAATTGGATCGTCAATGCTGTGCACAAGCACCGTGAGCAACGTGGTCTTACGTCTGCGGGCCGCAAGCACCGCGGACTACGGCAGAAGGGCCACAAGGCCTCCAAGCTCCGCCCGTCTCGCCGTGCAGCGTGGCGCCGCAACAACCGCATGGTGTTCCTCCGCAAGCGTTAAGGATGCATCATCAGCACGTGACTGGATGTATTCTGTCCATTTCGCTGTCCGCGTTCTACATTCATTTCTTACGGTTCTTTTCCTACGTTTCATTTGactaacaaaaaggaaaaaaagataagctTTCGCTCCTTTGTGTCCCCTCCTATGCGGCGTGCGAGGGTTTCCGTGCTTGCGGCTGTTGTATTTGAACTTCCTGCCTTGTCTTTAATGtctcttgctttctttccctgtTCTCTTCCCCTCGCACTCCCTCATACAAAtacatttatttgtatgttgtATACATGTGCAACGTGCAAACGACTTCCATCGTGAAAGAAACCACAAGTTGAAATGGCAGCTACCAAGAGAGAGGCCCCCGTCCCGCGCACGGGCATTATTGCCGGCTTCAACAAGGGCTACAAAACAACCCGTCGCGCCCGCCGCCCGTCATCCAACGATCGCTACGCCCTCCCCCACAAGAAGTTGCGTGCCGTGAAGGCCATCATCAGCGACCTCGTCGGCTTCTCGCCCATGGAGAGGCGCGTACAGGAGTTGCTTCGAGTGGGAAAGGATAAGCGCGCACTAAAGTTCTGCAAGAAGCGCCTCGGCAGCATCAAAGCAGCGAAGAAGCGCCGCGcgaaggtggaggaggctCTCCGCCAGCAGACCAAAAAGAAGTAGTAAGCGTCACCgtggtttgttgtttttaacactttttgtggTTTCACTGTCTAGTTTTTATACGTTTCTGAATCTGTTTTGAAGGTGTTTACACTTCTTCCACACTGTCGCGTCTCAGTGACGGACGTTTGGTCAGTGAAACGCGGCAGGCGGAATGAGTCAACGTACCGTTTGTTCACCCTAGCAATACACAATTTGTGATCACcaacatttttcttcccttcgaTTCTTTTTGTCTCCCCTTGTCCGCAAGGGCCTACTAGTTTCTGTTAACATTTCACTAGTACTAGCTTATGCTCCAAGTATTTGCTTGCGATGGGGAATAATGCCCATTTGCGGCGTTCTAAGTTCCGCTGTCTACCCTTTTGTATGTGATAGCTGCACGCCACGGCTCTGCTGAGGGGTGGGGTTTCTCTCGTTTCCTGATAGCGACGTTTCACGCTCACGCATGTGCTCACTAGTGCTGATTGTGCGGTAAcagtttgtttctttttttcatatgaGTTTGTGTGCGTTTCAGCTCAGTAGACGAACGCAGCGATGCTGGCAGGTAAGATAGAACAACGGCATTGTAGGACAGTTACCATCGCGGATACTGTAGATGCTTCGCATCACGTGAAACATAGGCATATTTTAGAGCGACTGCTCTCCACGGTTGGAAGAGAAACTACCTTTTGCGCTGcacccactttttttctttactgatGTTGGTTGTTTTTGTCAGAATATTTGTCTTTTAGCTTTATCTCAATGTCCCCGCGCACATTTGAAGAGGAAGGTGGTGTCCTTTTTACTCGCCGTGCGCTAACGGCGGTCCGTCACCTTTCAATGGCCCCTATTTGGGGAATGAGTCCCATTAGTACGTTATTGAAAAAATTTTGATTACCCCTTTACTTCCATCCATCGCATCCACCACCTTACGGAGCATTCCATCGGCCagctttattattattttgtccgTTGTGGCATTCTGCTGCACTGTTATcgcctccctcttttcccaccTTGAATCTGTTTACTTAGACTGAGGGTTTACCAAGGGCGCTACAGGTAGCGCAACAAATGGAGTGCTCTGTGCACTCGCCATGCGGTCGGTATGTCGTAAGCTACAGGAATGCTGGCGACACGTTGCACATAAATGCTGTTCCCAAACCCGTGGCGGTGGAACCCGGAGCGGAAACTATCCACTACATTGCCGTCCTGGGCGAAAGTCACATTGCTGAAATATCAGCGGCGGCAGGAGTACGCAAGGACTTCACCGCGTTCTCCGATATGATTTATAACGCAATGATCGGTCGGTCGCCATGTGTGCGTTTTTTTATTGAGACATGCAGTGAAATGCGGACTCGCATCGCTACGGAAGTGGCACAACGACAACACGCCTCAAAAGGGCCTGGTGTCGATGAGGAACAACCAGCAAACACCAGTATGGATGGTAGCGGTAGTGGAAACAACAGTCTACTGTCCGAACCAGCTCGCAGTCAGTGGTTTTTCACTCTGGACTATGATGTGGACTTCACCCGTGCCATGTTCCCCGTTCCGCTCGTTGCAACGGAAGGTGGAGCCAACTCTAACAATGGAGAGCGGCAAACCGGACTTGTGAGAGCCGCTGgccagcaacagcaacagcacgGGGTCGCGGCAATACCAAACTGCGCTCCAGCGGCTGTTAAAAGCGATGACAACGAAGTGGCAAAGTGGCGGAcggagaatgagaaactgagGCGGGAGAACGACGCCCTCACACGGTTGTGCAAGGAGAAGATGCTTGAGATGCAGCGGCTGTGCGAAGATTTTCAGTTGCGCGTGGAGACTGTGAAGGAGGTGGAACggctaaagaaaaaactggtGGAATTGCGCACGCGGGCTACCCGTgcagaggaagagagagaTGAGGCACAGGCAGCTTTGGCTCGCATTCGACGTGAGCATCAGCGTCTGCAGCGCAGTAGGACACCGCAAGGCCGAATTGAGCACCAAAGCGAGAAACCCACTCGGCAGCGCTCTCGGTTTGACACCCCTCCTGTTGTGCGTGGCCGCCCCACCTCACGCGGTGGCGCGCGGGATTCGCCGCTGCTGAGGAGACTAAGCAGTGGACGCAAACAGTCGCACTGCATGCCACGCAACCGGTCAGCGAGTAGTGAAGGCCTAACAGTAACGAAGCGACGCCTTTGGAATGGAAGTGGCAGCAGTGGACCGCCGTCGCGCTCGAGTTCGTGTGGCAGCTGCGAGCGTCTGTATCGCAGTCCCACCGCGAGCAGTAGCCAACGTGAGCGCTGCACAGCAAAATATTTTGCGTCCCGTGCGGTGTTCTTCTGAGTGGAAGAAAGGCGAATTCAGCGAAGGATAGAAAAGTATAAGCGTACGTGTATACGATAGAACCTGCgtgtgaaaaaagaaagtacgtTAGACGACAGTGCttaaggggggaggggaggaaggaaCCAAAACATAGATACATAGAAACACAATATTGCCTTCGATTGTAAGATGACTGCCACATGAATACGCATACTTCGATGCATTGGCGTCTCCTCACCACAAGTAACTTCCCAAATGCATCCCTCCTGCGCTGCaggcacatatatataatatatttgCTTCGCTATACCCTTCCTCCCTACGATGCACTTTGTCTTGTcaccattgttttttttttgtgtgtgtgtgctacGACTGCCGTGTTGAtttcttcccctttaatCTTTTTAGGCGTCACCGCAACTATTAGTGACTAGCTCCTCGGGCGATGCTCGCTGCTACCCGAAGTTTGGGCGGGCTCTACAAGGTGCCTGGACGCAAATCCCTCGGTGAGATTTGCAAGCTCAGCCTGCTTGAGGCAACGCCAGAACCTCAGTTAGCCACAATATGGAATGAACACCACAAGCAGTTCGTCCAATACTGGGGCCGAACCATCTCGGCTGATGCGTACTACGCTCTGCAGCCGCGTCTTAAGCAGTCACCGTACTTTGTCATTCCGGTGTTCCGAACGAAGGGACTATTTAACGTGGTGACAAACTGGGACCGCGATCTTGTTGGTGTCGCGCCACTTGCGGAGTGGCAAGAGAAGCAAGACAGCGCGCAGGTACACATGACGATTCAGTTCTTTACGGAACTGGCACGCACAAAACGGATGGTGATGGTGCGGTGTGAGATTAAAGACAAGGTGTTTGTCCGCCAGGACTGCGTGTTTGTAACGCAGATGCTGCTGAAGTATTACTCCGATCCACAACTATACGAGATGTGGGTGGAGGTGTTTAATAAGCGTCCAACCCAGTTTGATTATCACATGTACCTGCGTAACATGAAAGATGAAGCGAAGCGGGATGATATACGCATCGAGGACAAGAAGGCGCAGGTGAGGATGGACGCCTACGGGCCGGTGATTGACACGCCGCCGGATGCCATCGCGCAGCAGATATTAAAAAGTGTTGATTCTGGCGCGCCACCACCAGGAGAGAGTCTTAACGGCTGCAATGGATATAGGAAAGAGTAGTGTTGCTGTCGAATATGACAGTTACAAAGCCCATTGGATCGTTCCTTAAGGGATATTTGTGTGTCTGCTTTTGTGCCTGTGAGTGTAATTTACTGTGAAGAGTTTGTGAGGGCCCACCGCCTCCCTTGTGGCCGTTATCGTTACTATCATCGCTACCATCGCTGTTGTCGCTTCTACTCTTCCCTTTGTGTTGTTGAcaccctcccctcccctgcCGTTCCTCTTGCATGTCCCGTCTGTTACTACTATTCGTTATTTCAATACATTTAGGTTTTTATAaatttgtttgttctctctctatataagGGCGTGTGAAGTCCACACAGAAATGGGTGCGACGGTGATGATGAAAGTGGATGAACTGGGGACGATGGATGTAACACTGAAGTAACTGGTGACATCTCTACCGCAACATATGATCGAGCgaggatgtgtgtgtgtgtgtgtttctcgTTGCACCATT
Encoded proteins:
- a CDS encoding 60S ribosomal protein L5, putative, with the protein product MTFVKVVKNKAYYKRFQVKYRRRREGKTDYHARRRMVLQDKTKFGTPKYRLVVRITNRDVIAQIVHAKVVGDEVVMAAYSHELPLFGIEHGLTNYAAAYATGLLVARRMLAKLGLAEKFVGVKEVDGSYAAVRTKDDDQGDDESRFPFKAILDVGLARTTTGARVFGVLKGAVDGGLAVPHRPNRFPGYNKESDALNAKVHRDRIFGRHVADYLKQVREEASSNPDEKTCQFSKFIAAKVSPDDMEGMYKRAHAAIRADPTKRRAKKERPAEAKPKKYNTVKLTGAEKKAAAKAKVAAVIERIRDRAK
- a CDS encoding ribosomal protein L15, putative → MSHSVYYYFTFESSPAPMGSFMYLNELWKKKSSDVMRFIQRVRAWEFRHQHTIVRLRRPTRPEKARMVGYKTKQGYVVFRVRVRRGGRKRPVHKGITYGKPNTAGVLGRKLNKNNRVIAEQRLGKKYGNLRVLNSYWVNADSTFLWYEVVAVDPMHRAIRRDPRINWIVNAVHKHREQRGLTSAGRKHRGLRQKGHKASKLRPSRRAAWRRNNRMVFLRKR
- a CDS encoding ribosomal protein L36, putative — translated: MAATKREAPVPRTGIIAGFNKGYKTTRRARRPSSNDRYALPHKKLRAVKAIISDLVGFSPMERRVQELLRVGKDKRALKFCKKRLGSIKAAKKRRAKVEEALRQQTKKK